The genome window CCAGCGCCAGCAGGGTGCGCAGGGTGCGTCCCATGTGTTCGGCGGCCTGGCGGATGCGTTCGGCCTGCTGGCCCGCCTGCCCGGGCAGCGGCTGCTGGGCGAGCAGGAAGGCGGCGCCCTCGATGACCGCCAGCGGCGTGCGCAGCTCGTGGCTGGCGTCGCGCGTGAAATGCTGCTCGCGCTCCACAAACGCCGCGATGCGGGCCATGGCCTGGTCGAGGGCCTGGGCCAGCGCGCCGATCTCGTCGTCCGGAAAGCCGGCGGCGAAGCCGCGCGGCAGCTCCTCGGGCCTGGTGCCGGCGACCAGTGCGGTCAGGCGGCTCAGGGGCGCGGTGGCGCGCCGCGCCAGCCAGTAGCCGGCGCCCAGGGTCACCAGGAGCAGGCACAGGGCCAGCCCGCCAAGCAGCAGGGCGAACTGGCGCAGGCGCGGGCGCACCGCCAGCTCGCCGCTGGTCTCGGCCACAAGGTAACGTGGCGCTTCCTCGCCGGCCAGATGCAGGGCGCGCACGTGGTAGTGGCGTCCGGCCTCGCCGAAGAACTCGCCCGCGCGCGCCGGCCCCTGGCGCGCCAGGTCGGGAGGGAAGCTCGACGCGTCGCGGTGCAGGCTGGTGCCGGCGCGCAGCGGCGGCGCGGTCCTGCCGCTGGCGGCCCAGCTGCCTTCCTGGTGGGCCGCTTCCTCGGCCAGCATGCGGTCGAAGAAGTGATCCTCGACCACGTAGACGAAGACCATGCAGAAAGCGCTGAAGCACAGCGCGCTCAGGAGGGAAAAGCAGGCGAAGGCCAGCGCGAGGCGGCGGCCCAGACCGTGCACGCGCAGCCTCATGCGTCGTCCACCAGGCGCAGGCCGACGCCGTGCACGGTGGCCAGCATGGGCGTGGCGAAGGGTTTGTCGAGCGCCAGCCGCAACTGGTAGAGGTGGCTGCGCAGCGCGTCCGAGTCGGGCGCCTCGTCGCCCCACAGCTTGCGGCTCAGTTCGGAGCGGGTGAGCACGCGCGGGCTGGCTTCGGCCAGCGCCAGCAGGATGCGGTAGCCCAGCGGCTGCAGGCGCAAGACCTGGCCGGCGCGGGTGGCCGTGCGCGCGCGCCGGTCGATGGACAAGCTGCCCACCTGGAGCAGGTAGTCCTCGTGGCGCTGGGCCAGCGCGCGGCAGCGCGCCAGCACTTCCTCCATCGCGAAGGGCTTGACCAGGTAGTCGTCGGCCCCGCAGTCGAAGCCGGCCAGCTTGTCCTGCAGGGTGTCGCGCGCGGTCAGCATCAGCACCGGCAGGCGCCGCGCCTGGCGCGCGCGCAGGCGGCGGCAAAGCTCCATGCCGTCCATGCGCGGCAGGCCGAGGTCGAGGATCACCAGGTCGTAGTCCTGGCTCAGGGCCAGTTGCAGGCCCAGTTCGCCGTCGGCGGCGAAATCGAGCGTATGCCCTGCCCCCTCGAGCGCCTCGGCCAGGTTGTGCGCCAGCGGCGCGTGGTCTTCGACCACCAGCACGTGCAATCCCATGTCCTCTTCACCCCCTTGCCAGCCGCTGCAACTGGAACGCGTCGCCCACCCGCCACTGCATGGCCGCGACCAGCGCGTGCAGCAGCACCAGCGAACGGTCATACTGCGGCGCCTGCGCCGCGCGTGCCGCCGCCAATCCTCCCCGATAATACGCCGCCAGCATGCGCACGCTGCGTTCTTCGGGCGTCGCCTCGCGCGCCACCGGCGCGTGGCCCAGGGCGCGCACCATGGCTTCGGCCACGGACCAGGTCGACCATGGATTCTGCCCTGTTACGAGGCGGCCGTCCACCACGGTGGTGTCGACGAACTGCGGACCGCCGACGAAGCGGGCGCCGCGCTCGCGCGCCCGCTCCTCCAGCAGGAAAGGCAGGCGCTGGCGCGCGTCCTTCATCAGGAACAGCTCTTCGGCATTGGTGAAGCCCGCCATGCGCCGGCCCTGCACCAGGTAGCGGCCGTCGTCCAGCCGCACGTCGAGCAGGGCCGCGGGCCCGTGGCAGACCGCGCCGATCACGCCGCGCCCGGCCAGGTCGCGCACGATGCGGGCGACCTCCGGGTTCCCAGGCAGGTCGAACATGGCGCCCTTGCCGCCGACGAAGTACACGGCAACGTAGCGGCGCGGATCGACCCCGGCCAGCGGCAGGCTGGCGCCGACCTTGCGCTGGGCCTCAGGGTCGTTGAGGAAGGCGTAGTCGACTTCCTGCATGTCGTCGGTGTCGATGCGCTCCGGCGGCCTGCCGCCCTGGGGCGAGGCGATGTCGACCTCGTAGCCATTGGCCCGGAAGACGTAATAGGCGCGCGACAGTTCGGTGAGCTCGTAGCCTGCCTTCTTCTTCCCGTCGCGCATGGTGGCGGTGCTGGACACCACGGCCAGGATGCGGCCGCGCGGCGCGCCCGCGCCCTCCTTTAGGAAGGCAAGGCTGGCCGCGGTGGCCTTGGGGTCGGGCCGCGGGGCCTTGTCCAGCTCGAAGCCACGGGCATACAGGTAGAGGGCGCCGGCGAGCAGGACGAGGGTGGCCAGCAGCCAGGCGGCGCAGCGCAGGATTGTTTTCAGCATGGCGGACTCCCTTGGTGATCGGAAGCCCATGCTGGCGCAGCGCGCGTGAAGAGGATGTGAAGCTAGCGCCGCGCGCCCTCGCCGCGCTCCAGCCTGAGCGCATAGCAGCCATACGCCGTGAAGCGCGCCAGCACGAAGGCGACCTCCGGCCGCGCGAACAGCGCGCTCAGGTCGGCGTCCGCCGACTGCGGCGCGCTGACGCGCGCGTCGACGATGCGTTCGTCGCCACTGTAGGCGCGCAGGACGAAGCTGGCGCCCAGATAGGGCTGCGGGCCGGCCAGCGGCAAGGCGTCGCATGCCGGCGCTTCGCCTCCCTGGGCGGAGACGAACACCGGGCCGTACTCCCGATAGGGGCCGGCCTGGGTGAAGGGGCAGTAGCTGGCCAGCAGGATCGCTTCGCCCGGACGGGCGCGCCGCAACAGGTCGCGCAGCGGCTCGCCGCCTTCGGCGACGTGGCGTTCGACAGCCTGGCCCTGGTCGTCCA of Massilia sp. KIM contains these proteins:
- a CDS encoding DUF1203 domain-containing protein, which encodes MQATTPIRIVPLPDAFLRRAREGMDDQGQAVERHVAEGGEPLRDLLRRARPGEAILLASYCPFTQAGPYREYGPVFVSAQGGEAPACDALPLAGPQPYLGASFVLRAYSGDERIVDARVSAPQSADADLSALFARPEVAFVLARFTAYGCYALRLERGEGARR
- a CDS encoding type 1 glutamine amidotransferase domain-containing protein, which produces MLKTILRCAAWLLATLVLLAGALYLYARGFELDKAPRPDPKATAASLAFLKEGAGAPRGRILAVVSSTATMRDGKKKAGYELTELSRAYYVFRANGYEVDIASPQGGRPPERIDTDDMQEVDYAFLNDPEAQRKVGASLPLAGVDPRRYVAVYFVGGKGAMFDLPGNPEVARIVRDLAGRGVIGAVCHGPAALLDVRLDDGRYLVQGRRMAGFTNAEELFLMKDARQRLPFLLEERARERGARFVGGPQFVDTTVVDGRLVTGQNPWSTWSVAEAMVRALGHAPVAREATPEERSVRMLAAYYRGGLAAARAAQAPQYDRSLVLLHALVAAMQWRVGDAFQLQRLARG
- a CDS encoding response regulator transcription factor, coding for MHVLVVEDHAPLAHNLAEALEGAGHTLDFAADGELGLQLALSQDYDLVILDLGLPRMDGMELCRRLRARQARRLPVLMLTARDTLQDKLAGFDCGADDYLVKPFAMEEVLARCRALAQRHEDYLLQVGSLSIDRRARTATRAGQVLRLQPLGYRILLALAEASPRVLTRSELSRKLWGDEAPDSDALRSHLYQLRLALDKPFATPMLATVHGVGLRLVDDA
- a CDS encoding HAMP domain-containing sensor histidine kinase; this translates as MRLRVHGLGRRLALAFACFSLLSALCFSAFCMVFVYVVEDHFFDRMLAEEAAHQEGSWAASGRTAPPLRAGTSLHRDASSFPPDLARQGPARAGEFFGEAGRHYHVRALHLAGEEAPRYLVAETSGELAVRPRLRQFALLLGGLALCLLLVTLGAGYWLARRATAPLSRLTALVAGTRPEELPRGFAAGFPDDEIGALAQALDQAMARIAAFVEREQHFTRDASHELRTPLAVIEGAAFLLAQQPLPGQAGQQAERIRQAAEHMGRTLRTLLALAREDAQGAWQPRAFAVLPMVEESVVRHAALAQGEVSVSLDARVKAECSADAFAILLDNLVANAFQHAPQGSVRIFAQDGWLVIEDDGPGLDAGVRERLGQPGVKRAGSAGFGLGLSITRRVAARAGIALKIEDGAKGGVRAALGLAAQCAAQPAPLSP